A DNA window from Deinococcus malanensis contains the following coding sequences:
- a CDS encoding MFS transporter, whose protein sequence is MTTPPAPGPDAPDRAAGRTKLILFLTIFIAMLGLSVLFPIIAPLGRQLGLTETQTGWFATAYSLMQFIFSPIWGTRSERLGRKPILITGLVGFSLSFGLFGLVAHLGLEGMVGGSALFVLLVATRVVGGILSSATLPTAQAMMADLSSEKDRAASMGLIGAAFGLGVVFGPALGALLSTISLTAPVFFSAALGLITALAATRTLPETRLAGSAAAAKGERRALLGRGAIPLFLAVSALSTLASVGLEQTIGFYVQDTLKLTPVQAAQTVGSMLALFGLVAALVQGGAIRPLSRRLPPTPLLAAGLLVMATGMFLLPQMQSYWPITLAMIVVGVGSAILGPTLSAALSLSVPDGQQGTVAGLNSSALALGRMTGPLIATGLYQGVSHSAPYLLSGSVLVGLLVLTLVLRPQVAPARPVPHV, encoded by the coding sequence ATGACCACCCCGCCTGCTCCCGGACCGGACGCCCCAGACCGCGCCGCCGGACGCACCAAGCTCATTTTGTTTCTGACAATTTTTATTGCCATGCTGGGCCTGAGCGTGCTGTTTCCGATTATCGCGCCGCTGGGCCGTCAGCTGGGACTGACTGAAACCCAGACCGGCTGGTTTGCAACGGCCTACTCGCTGATGCAGTTTATTTTCAGCCCTATCTGGGGAACCCGCAGTGAGCGGCTGGGCCGCAAACCCATTCTGATCACCGGTCTGGTTGGCTTTTCGCTGAGTTTCGGTCTGTTCGGGCTGGTGGCCCATCTGGGACTGGAAGGGATGGTAGGGGGATCGGCCCTGTTCGTGCTGCTGGTGGCCACCCGCGTTGTTGGGGGCATCCTGAGCAGCGCCACCCTGCCGACCGCTCAGGCGATGATGGCCGACCTGAGCAGCGAAAAGGACCGTGCTGCCAGCATGGGCCTGATCGGGGCCGCTTTTGGGCTGGGCGTCGTCTTTGGGCCAGCCCTGGGAGCGCTGCTGAGCACCATCAGCCTGACGGCCCCTGTATTTTTCAGTGCCGCTCTGGGTCTTATCACTGCGCTGGCGGCCACCCGTACCCTGCCCGAAACCAGACTCGCCGGAAGCGCGGCGGCCGCCAAGGGTGAGCGGCGTGCCCTGCTGGGCCGTGGGGCTATCCCCCTGTTTCTGGCTGTCAGCGCGCTGTCCACCCTGGCCAGCGTAGGCCTGGAACAGACGATTGGGTTCTACGTTCAGGACACCCTGAAGCTGACACCCGTGCAGGCGGCGCAGACAGTGGGTAGCATGCTGGCGCTGTTTGGTCTGGTGGCCGCGCTGGTTCAGGGGGGCGCGATCCGGCCGCTGAGCCGTCGCCTTCCGCCTACGCCCCTGCTGGCTGCCGGGTTGCTGGTTATGGCCACCGGGATGTTTCTGCTGCCGCAGATGCAGAGCTACTGGCCCATCACGCTGGCCATGATTGTGGTGGGCGTGGGCAGCGCCATTCTGGGCCCGACCCTGAGTGCCGCCCTGAGCCTCAGCGTGCCCGACGGCCAACAGGGAACAGTCGCCGGCCTGAACAGTAGCGCCCTGGCCCTGGGCCGCATGACCGGACCGCTGATCGCCACCGGGCTGTATCAGGGGGTCAGCCACAGTGCTCCGTACCTGCTGAGCGGCAGCGTGCTGGTGGGGTTGCTGGTGCTCACGCTGGTGCTACGTCCCCAGGTGGCGCCCGCACGACCGGTCCCCCACGTCTGA
- a CDS encoding RsmB/NOP family class I SAM-dependent RNA methyltransferase → MTDTRPRRPAPYNPARELAVRVLLRVLHADTFAAPALDAALHSARLPARDSGLATHIVYGTLRHHLSLSAALSPLLSEDTHPKVRTLLLAGAFEKLYLGTPPHAVVSEYVNLARGARLAPPGLINAVLRRIALPEGNAASELPDWLRQVYLEAYGEQAPAVMADLLEPQPLWLSVSEAGAAALEAEGSRLNGELQGVERVELARPLRESGAYRQGQAQPINPASLACVDALGDVQGLRVLDLAGGAGVKAAMLAARGAQVTSVELMARKHDAARANLGRLGLKAEFLTHDLTTPLDAPPAPRVLLDAPCTGSGTLRSHPEIKLRLTPEAAQAMADLQGRMLPHAAALVEPGGTLVYSVCSVTPQEGSQVVFDFLASHPEFTSEPIPDLEVPHVAAGPGVLTVPLEGVDGFFIARLRRRA, encoded by the coding sequence GTGACCGACACCCGGCCGCGCCGCCCGGCGCCATACAATCCCGCCCGTGAACTGGCCGTTCGCGTGCTTCTTCGCGTGCTGCACGCGGATACCTTTGCCGCACCCGCGCTGGACGCCGCGCTGCACAGTGCCCGCCTGCCCGCCCGTGACTCCGGGCTGGCCACCCACATTGTGTATGGCACGCTGCGCCACCACCTCAGCCTCAGCGCAGCGCTGTCGCCGCTGCTGAGCGAGGACACGCACCCCAAGGTCCGCACCCTGCTGCTGGCAGGGGCGTTCGAGAAGCTGTATCTGGGCACCCCACCGCACGCTGTGGTCAGCGAGTACGTGAATCTGGCGCGTGGCGCCCGGCTGGCCCCGCCCGGGCTGATCAACGCCGTGCTGCGGCGAATCGCGCTCCCGGAAGGAAACGCGGCCAGTGAACTGCCCGACTGGCTGCGGCAGGTCTATCTGGAAGCCTACGGTGAGCAGGCCCCGGCGGTGATGGCTGACCTGCTTGAGCCTCAGCCGCTGTGGCTGAGTGTCTCGGAGGCCGGAGCGGCGGCCCTGGAGGCCGAGGGCAGCCGCCTGAACGGCGAACTGCAGGGGGTTGAACGGGTGGAACTGGCCCGGCCATTGCGCGAGTCCGGCGCCTACCGCCAGGGTCAGGCCCAGCCCATCAACCCCGCCAGCCTGGCCTGCGTGGATGCGCTGGGCGATGTCCAGGGTCTGCGGGTGCTGGACCTGGCCGGCGGGGCAGGTGTGAAAGCGGCCATGCTCGCCGCACGGGGTGCTCAGGTGACCAGCGTGGAACTGATGGCCCGCAAGCATGACGCCGCCCGCGCCAACCTGGGTCGTCTGGGCCTGAAGGCCGAGTTCCTTACGCACGACCTGACCACGCCGCTGGACGCGCCCCCGGCTCCCCGGGTGCTGCTGGACGCACCCTGTACCGGCAGCGGTACCCTGCGCAGCCACCCCGAAATCAAGCTGCGTCTGACCCCGGAGGCGGCACAGGCCATGGCTGATCTTCAGGGGCGGATGCTGCCCCACGCTGCCGCACTGGTCGAACCCGGCGGAACGCTGGTGTACTCGGTGTGCTCGGTAACGCCGCAGGAAGGCTCACAGGTGGTCTTTGATTTCCTGGCCAGTCACCCTGAGTTCACGTCTGAGCCGATTCCGGACCTGGAGGTGCCGCACGTGGCTGCCGGACCGGGTGTGCTGACCGTGCCGCTTGAAGGTGTGGACGGCTTCTTTATCGCCCGGTTGCGTCGCAGGGCCTGA
- the deoD gene encoding purine-nucleoside phosphorylase — protein sequence MSIHLNAEKGQIAETVLLPGDPLRAKHIAETFFDDPQLHNTVRGMHGYTGTYKGKRVSVQGTGMGIASCMIYVNELITDYGCKNLIRVGTAGSYQEGVRVRDLVLAQAACTDSNINRIRFGERTFAPIADFELLLRAYQIAQERGFTSHVGNIMSSDTFYTDDRSEFKRWADFGVLAVEMEAAGLYTLAAKYGVRALTILTISDHLVTHEVTTAEERQLTFNGMIEVALDAALGL from the coding sequence ATGAGTATTCACCTCAACGCCGAAAAGGGCCAGATTGCCGAGACCGTCCTGCTGCCGGGGGACCCGCTGCGCGCCAAGCACATCGCCGAAACCTTCTTTGACGACCCGCAGCTGCACAACACGGTGCGCGGCATGCACGGCTACACCGGCACGTACAAGGGCAAGCGCGTCAGCGTGCAGGGCACCGGCATGGGCATTGCCAGTTGCATGATCTACGTCAACGAGCTGATCACCGACTATGGCTGCAAGAACCTGATCCGGGTCGGCACAGCCGGCAGCTACCAGGAAGGCGTGCGCGTGCGCGACCTGGTGCTGGCGCAGGCCGCGTGCACCGACAGCAACATCAACCGCATCCGCTTTGGCGAGCGCACCTTTGCCCCCATCGCGGACTTCGAACTGCTGCTGCGCGCCTACCAGATCGCCCAGGAGCGTGGCTTTACCAGCCACGTCGGCAACATCATGAGCAGCGACACCTTCTATACCGATGACCGCAGCGAGTTCAAACGCTGGGCCGACTTCGGCGTGCTGGCTGTCGAGATGGAAGCCGCCGGGCTGTATACCCTGGCCGCCAAATATGGCGTCCGGGCGCTGACCATCCTGACCATCAGCGACCACCTCGTGACCCACGAGGTCACCACCGCTGAGGAGCGTCAGCTCACCTTCAACGGCATGATCGAAGTAGCGCTGGACGCCGCTCTGGGGCTGTAA